From the genome of Populus trichocarpa isolate Nisqually-1 chromosome 15, P.trichocarpa_v4.1, whole genome shotgun sequence, one region includes:
- the LOC18105636 gene encoding membrane-associated kinase regulator 5: protein MEALYFLKFWRPTTTTTTTNTHKENRPSSGSSDDTTEIPFTDYEFEDGEDSFFELELTVPDFDTNKCGSNNTTNINNNPLDKESNVFDSKQAPLHKLVDKESHNPQHTFQQPTLSTDHLLSKRKILPIEPISSSKPQSPISLLKSAPRFKVLMFKKSKSMASQKTEKTGETESFNANSKKHESNKFFTVKLKLEEVTNASFFTKQNSLRKQFANDSYDNDTSKRFSKEVIQKYLKLIKPLYIKVSKRQSDKMRFSGELSVGSPSSSSATVPAKEKQGSFPAGIRVVSRHLGKSKSASATTGVSPPIGSRRDDSLLLQNDGIQSAILHCKKSFNSSRDSSLMSRFSSDPLHEKSMASPRISSSEEKATN, encoded by the exons atggaAGCTCTCTACTTCCTCAAGTTCTGGagacccaccaccaccaccaccaccaccaacactCATAAAGAAAACCGACCCTCTAGTGGAAGCAGTGATGACACCACCGAGATCCCATTCACAGATTATGAATTTGAAGATGGAGAAGACtcgttttttgaattggaaCTTACTGTGCCTGATTTTGACACCAATAAATGCGGCAGCAACAACACCACCAACATCAACAACAACCCACTAGACAAAGAAAGCAACGTCTTTGACTCTAAACAAGCGCCTCTCCACAAATTAGTTGACAAAGAGAGCCACAACCCTCAACACACATTTCAGCAGCCAACGCTTTCAACCGATCATCTCCTTTCAAAGAGAAAAATCCTCCCTATCGAACCCATTTCTTCATCAAAACCTCAGTCACCAATCTCCTTGCTAAAATCAGCTCCAAGGTTTAAAGTCCTCATGTTCAAGAAATCAAAGTCAATGGCATCACagaaaacagagaaaacagGGGAAACGGAGTCCTTCAATGCAAATAGCAAAAAACACGAAAGCAACAAGTTTTTTACTGTCAAACTCAAGCTTGAAGAGGTTACGAACGCTTCTTTTTTCACTAAACAAAACAGCTTGAGGAAGCAATTCGCTAATGATTCTTATGATAATGATACATCAAAGAGATTTTCAAAGGAAGTGATACAAAAGTACTTAAAGCTAATCAAGCCATTATACATCAAAGTTTCCAAGAGACAAAGCGACAAGATGAGATTCTCCGGTGAGTTATCAGTTGGGTCTCCATCATCTTCCTCAGCAACGGTGCCGGCAAAGGAAAAGCAGGGGAGTTTTCCTGCAGGGATTAGAGTGGTTTCTAGGCATCTTGGGAAGAGCAAATCAGCTTCAGCGACCACAGGAGTTTCTCCTCCAATTGGGAGCAGGAGAGATGATTCTTTGCTGCTGCAGAATGATGGGATTCAAAGTGCTATCCTGCATTGCAAGAAATCTTTCAATTCTTCtagag ATTCTTCTTTAATGTCAAGATTTTCAAGTGACCCTTTGCACGAGAAATCAATGGCTTCACCAAGAATTTCATCAAGTGAAGAGAAAGCAACCAATTAA